A segment of the Natrinema sp. SYSU A 869 genome:
GCCAGGTCGATCCAGCGGCTGCTCCGTCCGATCGAGGACCTCCGCGAGGAACCCGGTGAGGGCAACGCGCTCTCGGCCGCGAACAACGTTCCCGTCATCAAGCACGGAATGGAACTCGCGGGATATGCGGGTGGCCCGGTCCGCGACCCGCTGGTCGATCTCTCTGCGGACGACGCGGCGCGTCTCGAGGGGTACTACGAAACCCTGCAGTCGATGCCGCTGCTGGAAGCGGCCTGAGTTCGGGGTACAGCGATAGCCGCCACGAGATGTCAGCGATAGCTGACGGACGACGGCAGAAAACCGCTCGAGAAAACCGATTTTCCGCGGCCTACTCTCCGTCGTAGTGGAACTCCGTCCACGGCCCGTCGACGAACGGGTACTCCTCGAGGACGTCGAGATCGACGTCGATGCCGAGTCCGGGCCCGTCCGGGACGGTCAGGTGGCCGTCCTCGATGGCCGGCTGGCCCTCAATGATATCGTAGGCGAGGTCAAACGGATACATCCCGGGATCGACCGCCGCGTCGGGGAGTGCCGGATCGTCCTCGAAAACGGGGTACTCGAGCAGTTGCACGTCGGGCGCTGCGGCGACGAGATGGGCGTTGGCCTGGAGGCCCAGCCAGGTGCCGAAGTTGTGTGGGACGAACTCGACGTCGCGGCCATCGCAGTACTCGATCGCGTCCCGGCAGCCGGTAAAGCCCTCGTGGTGGCGGACGTCGCCCTGCAGGAAGTCGACCGCACCGGTCTCACCGAGTTCGACCAGTCCGGCCGGGGACTCCTCGCTCTCTCCGCCGGCCAGCGGCGCGCCGGTCTCGGCCAGTTCGACGTAGCCCACGTGATCGTCAGGTTCGACCGGTTCCTCGATCCAGTAAGCGCCCCGCTCGGCAGCGTGTTCGACCAGCTCCCGGACAGTATCGCGACCGTAGGAATCGTGGAGTTTCCACCACGTATGGACGTCGAGCATGATTTCGATGTCGTCGGCCGCGTCGGTGAGCAGATCGACCGTCCTGCGGTCGCCGTTGGGGCCAATCCCGGGTCGGTACTTGTACCCGAAAAAGCCCTGCTCCTCGAGCGCCTCGGCCTGCTCGACGTACCCCTCCGGCTCCATGTACATCCCGGCGCTAGCGTACAGCGGCAGCTCGGTCGTCGGCTCAGTGCCGTACTCGTCGGCGAGCAGTTCGTAGATCGGTGCGCCCAGTTCCTTCCCGCGGATGTCATACAGCGCGACGTCGATGGCCGAGATCGCTTCTGTTCGGAGGTGAGCGGGCAGGTTCGTTTCGGCGAGCAGCTCATGGCCGTCGGTGATCTCATCGATCGATTCGCCCTCGAGCGCGTCGGCGACGGACTCCTCAACGACATCGGCGAACGTCCCCTGCGAATCGCCCTCGAAGTACTCGCGCATCGCGGAGCTGCTGGCTCCCGCCGTCGCGAATCCCTGGTGGCCGTCGCGAGTTTCCACGACGACGAGCACGACGTCCCGCTTGCGGAGTCGTCGCACTCCGCCGAAGAACGGACGGTCCTGGACTGGATCGATCGGCGAGGATAGAGCATACCCTCTCACATCGGCGATATCCATACCCGGCTCATTTTCGCCCGGCCGTATAAATCATCCGAGTAATTGAGCCAGAAGTCCCTGCGCTGCAGACGGTGATGTGGTATCACTCCACGTTCCAGTACGCGAGCGAATCAGGTCCAGCGTGGTGTAATCGAACAGTGACGGACAGGCTACTACGGGTGCTCGAGCACTGTCGCCCAATAGCCGAACGGGACTGTAAACAGCAGATCGAGACAATGCGATGTCACCGTCAGAACACCTGTTGTCGATAAGACAGAACATGGGATATCGTTCCCCCGACGGGAACTCGCGAACCGATTTCGAGGATACCGTCCGGCGAGAGGGACACCACTCGAGTTGGCCGCGGCCGGTTCGGTTGAGCCGGTGAGATCGCCCGACTCGAGAGCGGTGCCGACACTGAATCGTTCCCGAAGGGAGAACGATATGCGGACGACCGCTCTTCTCCAGTCGCCGTCTCCACGAGTATCGGTCGAGTTACCCGCGGCACAGGCTCGCTCCATCTTTGTCGGCGACGCTACGCCCGGAATCATCCCACGGCTCGCGAGAAACGGGCGTAATCGATATTTCCCTATTGCGAATCCATCGATACTGGGCGTTTCAGCGCTTTTCAGAGCGCTTTTCGTCGTCAACACTGTCTTCGTGCCAGTACGTTTCACCGAGGTATCCATTCATATGTAGACTGTTTACATTCGTACTCCTGTAATATCTATTTACATGTATATAGTTGTAAGGTTCGGGAAGCGGGAACAGCGGGACGCTGATCTGCGGGCGACGATGTCCGCACTGCACTGTAGCGTCACCGTGACGAACCGAACGCTTTTATTGGATGATTGTGTCTTTTCGATGGAACATGCTGAAAGACGAGTTTCGAGACCTGAAAGAACAGATTTCGGATGGGATCATTCCTGCGACGGCGAACCCGTGGACGCCTGAGTACGACCTGGTCAAAGACGATCTCCGACGACACGTCGACGACCTGGTTTCCGTCGACGGCATCAAGGCGGTCGTCGCCAACGCCCATACCGGCGAGACGAAGATGCAGGACGACGAAACCTACCGTGAGGTCATCGAGACCCACGTCGAAGCGGCGGGCGACACCCCCGTGTTCGCAGGCGTTTATGGTGAGAGCTCCATCGAGGCAGCCAAGCTGGCCGAGACTGCAAAAGCGGCCGGGGCGGACGGCGTCATGCTGCTGCCGCTCGATGTCTACTCCCACCAGATCCCGCAGGAAGCGATCAACCACTTCAAATACGTCGGCGAGACCGTCGATATTCCGCTGATCAACT
Coding sequences within it:
- a CDS encoding mandelate racemase/muconate lactonizing enzyme family protein; this encodes MDIADVRGYALSSPIDPVQDRPFFGGVRRLRKRDVVLVVVETRDGHQGFATAGASSSAMREYFEGDSQGTFADVVEESVADALEGESIDEITDGHELLAETNLPAHLRTEAISAIDVALYDIRGKELGAPIYELLADEYGTEPTTELPLYASAGMYMEPEGYVEQAEALEEQGFFGYKYRPGIGPNGDRRTVDLLTDAADDIEIMLDVHTWWKLHDSYGRDTVRELVEHAAERGAYWIEEPVEPDDHVGYVELAETGAPLAGGESEESPAGLVELGETGAVDFLQGDVRHHEGFTGCRDAIEYCDGRDVEFVPHNFGTWLGLQANAHLVAAAPDVQLLEYPVFEDDPALPDAAVDPGMYPFDLAYDIIEGQPAIEDGHLTVPDGPGLGIDVDLDVLEEYPFVDGPWTEFHYDGE